GTGTTATTATGACATTCTTTTTTTATTTCCACATTTATACTAAAAACATATTACTTTATATCTTCAAAAACCAGACAATGAACCATCAGTCTTATCGGTAAAACCTAAACCGATAACTTCACCGGTTCGGTTGTTTAAACTATGGTAAAACCACAAAAGGAGTGAAGAGAGGAGGACCTAGATAAGAAAGATAAGAGAGGAAGGCAAGCTCAAATGGAGCAATGACAACACATGTTTTCTGATTGATGATGAGGAGAAGTTGAGGCAACACCTCCTGGTAAGATAACCCGGCACCGTTTCTTTTTTACTTGTTCATAACCTACGTGTCGATCTACAGTGACACACTATCTTCTCAATCTTAGGCCTACCCGAAGTAATTTTACTTGGTGAAGAAGCTCATTGTGCACTATGTtgagatgatgacgatcttgatgcCCAAACTTATTAGTGAGAGACAACTTTTGGATCCATGCTTGTGATCAATGATCAAGTTAGTAGACTACCTTGGTGACAACAAAGCTGAAGGTGGCGACTATGCTAAGATGCCACATGTTTGAAGGTGGGAGGAGGGTCTGGCTTAGGACCTAGTTGCGTTGAAAGTTTGATTAATGCCGCCTCTTTGTTGCTCTTGTGTCACTGGTGGTCATGATCTGGTGTTGCGATCATGTATATTTTGCGAGGTGTTCTGATATCCCTCCATTAGTTAGGGATGGATTAAAACTGATTTTTGGTCTGCAATATTGTGAGaagtggtatatactaacccctccgATGATGATATTGTGATTCATCATGAACTATGGTTTTTTTTTTATTGTGGTGCATCAGCCATTGGGTGACTATTAGTTAAGGTTTTAATGCCTATTACCActacttttgatgaactgaatatTGATAACTGTTAGTATTCACTCATGGCTGCTAGGAGACTTCACCGTTTCAATGTAAGAGGTTACCATAGTAGCCTTATGTGTGACACAAATATGAGTGGTGTGCATCAACCAAGAAAAGATAACTTGTGTGCAGCATATACCAAACAAAAAGGGCATAGTTGTCCACTTCATGTAACTAGTGGCTTCACAAGCTACATAACGAAATGAAGAACATGACCTCCCCAAAGACCTGCACCCCCGAAGCGCTAAGATAGATGCAACCTACCAAACACCACAGCAGCTAGCGCGTTATCGTCGCGATCACCCGGGCCCTCTTCTCTCTCGTTTGACATTACCAAATGTCAAGCGATAGTTAACAAACTGAAGCCAGAATGCCAGATCCGAGCGACGGAGGAAGTGTGATTAGTTTAGTTTAACTTCAGTTGCGAAGTACAAACTGTCAACGATAAACTACGGTATCTGCGCCTTAAACAACTCCGACTCCCGGAGCATAATCCCAGGTTGATTCCCAGCTGATCGATGGCACCAGCGGCCAAGTCATGCTGCTAGAGAGGGAGAGAGTTTCTTGATTGACATTTGGCGCAAAGTCAAAATCAAACGAAAACAATGCGCTGGTCAAGGGATAGCTGACAGCTGCGCCCACTTATAGAGCATCTGGACGCGGCACGTGAAGGTGTTACGTGTAAAATCCGGATGCGATCTTCAAGCTTTATATCCTGATCGCCGGGAGGGAGCCCGTCGATCAATCGCTGACGCGCTTCGTGCTGGGCACTAGCTTGGGGCGTTTGACTTTCtaccgagcgagcgagcgagcaagcTCGGCTCACTATATAAACTTCAGCCGCAATCTCGTGCCAAAGTCAACCACGCCGTACATGGTCGATCGTCAGACTTCCTCACCTCTAACCTTTGCCTCTACAGGAGTCCTGGATGGACAGCTCTGGCGGCGATTGGGGCCTCGAGGCGGTCGTCAGGAGCTGCGTCGGTGGCTCCGGCGCCGTCGACGTCCCCAGCTCCGAAGCTGCAGAGCCGCCTCCGGTGGCCGCTCCTTGCCGGGAAGTCATCCTTGGCTGCGTCGCTCCGGTGCAACCGGTGAGGGCGGCGGCGTCCTCGTCGCCGTTATACGACGTGCTGGAGTACCTGGACTTGGAGCACGAGCAGCTGTCTCGGGCGCCGTTTTCCATCACACCGTCGTCGTCCGCTCGTGAGCGCGAGGTGCTCATCTCCTTCCCGGCAGCCTCGACGTCCGAGCAGCCACTGCCGGCGAGTGCGAGGAAGCAGGCCGGCCGGAAACCAAGCGGTCGGGCACACAGACCTAAAAGAAGGTGCACATCTTGGTTATAGCTTTACAGCTAATACCTTGCCTATAGGATCGAGCCATGTTTGAGACACACTGCGCGTTTGATGCAGCAAGAGCAAGAAGAGCCAGGTGAAGAAGGTGGTGCGCGAGGTGCCGGTCGccgacggcggcgtctccggcCCCGAGGACCAGTGGGCGTGGCGAAAGTACGGCCAGAAACCGATCAAGGGCTCCCCGTACCCACGGTAATCACTAAAATTCTCAGACCATAAGGCGACCTTGAAACGACACGGTGCCACAAGTGACCTGTACTGAAGCTGAGCTGCTTGTGAATGCAGAGGATACTACAAGTGCAGCAGCCTCAAGGCGTGCACGGCGAGGAAGCTGGTGGAGCGCAGCCCGGCCAATCCCGGGGTGCTCATCGTCACCTACATCGCCGACCACTGCCACGCCGTGCCCACCCACATCAACGCGCTCGCCGGCACCGCGCGCAACCCGCCGCAGTCGCCCTTGTCCGACGACACTAGCAAGCGTGAGGAGTACAGCGCCGACGTCTCGTCCTCCGTGGCCGCGGACACTGGCGCCGACGGCGACTCCGAGCTCTGGGCGCCCGTGGAGATGGACGATATGTTCGGCGCCTTTGAcgacgatttcgaccatttcttCGATGACGGCGATGTGTTCGGACAATCGGTTTCGCTCTAGTTTGGTAGGCTAATTTAGGGAGGCATGTTGTTAGCATAAATGAATGGTAGTTGTCGGCTTATTTCATTGCAGAAATATACAACACGAACGTGAGAATTCTGTCCCCATGGCGAGACACAATCCACGCCTTCGAGACAGTTTCTGATTTTATTTGGACCATCGCGTCGGGCAATATTGGTTTTGTATATGTTCATCTCAAGTTCTAGGACTATTGGTACTaaaaatgcaaactattttgaacTTATGTCAGTTGCAGCATTTTGATGAAATATGAAATTCAAATGATTGAAATGATTATCGTGAGTCTGCTATGGgataatggtctatagtttgataTTGAGTTGTATCTTGGACTGAATGTTGTGTTTTAGGTACAGAAATGCTCGGGCGTCGCGTGAACTTTCGCGCCTAATTGGCGTCCATTTTTTGTGGGAATAGTAGATCCCTGTATCTTGAGATATCGATTGGCTACGTGCCAGATTGGCCTCCCGAACTTCCCCAAAACCTTGATGGATAAATTTCATGTACAATGTCACATCTATCTAAAATGGTACCCAAAACACTTACTAATATTTTTGTTCCTCGACCTATTAAGGAGAAGAGAACTGGTGCTCAATGCAGTGTGCAAGAAAGAATTTGTGTTGATCTCGAACAGAACATTTCTATCCTATCTTTGGATCTCATGCCCACTCAGTAGTAGACAAGAACATATATAAAATTAACAGGCCCAATCGACATACTTGTTTACCTCTTTTTCGTGCAAAGCAAGGGGGAGCATAAACAAGATCCCCTCTTCTATGTCGTATACTTTTGCTTTgccttaaaacgaatttgaagcaTTACTGTGAACAACACCGAATCATTCCACCACAAATGATTGGATTTGGAACCCAAACAAGGCCTCTTGAGTCTCAGGGACACTTGTAGAAAGATCCCCCAGCATATTGTCTTTGTCGCCGCATCGGCCGCATAAAGGCTAGCTTTGAATCTTGCTGAGTTCTCACGTAGCTGGGATATGAACCCCAAATATATGGCATTATAGAATTGTTTATAGCAAGTACATTGCCACAATGAAACAAAAGCCGGGCAGAGTCCCCTTGCCTCAATTCCAGGAATGCCTTTAAGCATGACTCTCCAAGTGACGTGGGGTACCACGGCAATGCCCATGGTTATGGATTTGGGTTTTATGGAAGTGGAGCACGCTGGCGGATTCGTCGGTGTACAAACAACACAACACAAGGGACACAATTTAACTAgctttgccccccccccccccccccccgaggaaATACCCTAGATGTTGCTTGCTTGCTTTGATTGATGAGGATTAGGGTTTTGCAATGTTGCCGTGATGGCTATGGTGAGGTCTAGGCTACGTATCTTTGGATCGTCCTCCCGTCGATCCCTCCTggtcctttatataggaggccagatcTCAGAATTCCAGGCTGGTAAGTTGGGATACCCTTGTGTGGACTAGTCCTTGTATCGCACACCATGTTCTTGGGCTTCGGTTGCCAAAGCTCCTTGGGCTACATGAGCCTCCAGTTGAACGACAACAGGTATGATAACAGTAGGTACCTTATAGGGTATGCTCACACACTTCGgtttgttttgaacttattaataaaGGCCATGTGCATCAtcacgatgcagaggctggggtaaaTCCTCTTTTCGAAAAAAACATATTGCCCTTCTTACCCTGGCTGAAACCATATCCTTGGCTCCAATTCTACGAGTAAAAGGCTTTTACAATGTCAATCTTCAAGAAAATGAGGAGCATATTGAGGCTATGTGAGTTTTTTGACACCCCGTGCACAAACTAAAATTTATGGTGGATGTGTTTATTTTTTAACAAATGCGTTTTGATTTGCCAAGCTCACCAGGAAGCGAAAGCAATGCAATGGTTCCTTTGATGTCAATAAGACCCATACCAGAGACGTGTGCTTGGTTACATGACAACGACACAAGCACGTCGATCCAAGAACAGAGGCCACTTTGCCAGTCTCAAAATAAGCACACTTTGgatcaatgacatgtagaacaagtatattatgatgaaagatggaccggggttcccagcgatctacactagtggtaactctccaataagtgacaagtgttgggtgaacaaattacagttgggcaattgataggaatcaaagcattaagacggaacatcaagattattaattatgtaggcatgatttccaattatagtcgtacgtgctcgcaatgagaaacttgcacaacatcttttgtcctaccagccggtggcagccgggcctcaagggaaactactggatattaaggtactccttttaatagagtaccggagcaaagcattaacacaccgtgaaaacatgtgatcctcacatcactaccatcccctccggttgtcccgatttctgtcacttcggggcctttggttccggatagtgacatgtgcatacaacttgtagatacaatctaagcaacaatatagagctcaaatctaagatcatgccactcgggccctagtgacaagcattaagaataacaagattgcagcaacaataacttcacaaactttatagatagactaatcataatgtatcatccatcggatcccaacaaagacaacaccgattacatcagatgaatctcaatcatgtaaggcagctcatgagaccattgtattgaagtacatgggggagagtataccgacatagctactgctagaacccgtagtccatgggggaactactcacggagcatggtggaggcggtggcgttgatggagatggcttccgggggcacttccccgtcccggcagggtgccgggacagagacttctgtcccccgaattggagtttcgcgatggcggcggcgccacagtaacttttctggagtttcgtcaattggtccggcgtttttaggtcgaaagggattttataggcgaagaggcggcgcaggggggcacctgggggcgccacaccctaggccggcgcggcctgggtctggcccgcgccgccatgtggtgtggtggccccctggcccctctccgactattcttcggtgttctggagccttccgggaaaaataggaggtttggcgttgatttcgtccaattccgagaatattgcccgaacagcctttctggaaccaaaaacagcagaaaataggaactggcactgtggcatctcgttaataggttagttccggaaaatgcatgaaaacatcataaagtgcaagcaaaacatgtaagtattgtcataaaacaagcatggaacgatagaaattatggatacgtcagggacgtatcagcatccccaaacttagttcctgctcgtcccgagcaggtaaacgataaaaaaaataatttctgtagtgacatgctacttacataaccttgatcatactattacaaagcatatgaaatgaatgaagtgactcaaggcaatgatctatagttgctaacaaatagataacatatagcaaaacttttcatgaatagtattttcaagacaagcatcaaaagattgcacaagagttaactcataaagcaatagattcaaagtaaaggcatcgaagcaacacaaaggaagatataagtttcagcgattgctttcaactttcaacatgcatatctcatggataattgtcaacacaaagtaatatgatgaatgcaaatatgcaagtatgtaagaatcaatgcacagttaacacaagtgtttgcttctaagatggaaggaagtaggtatactgactcaacataaagtaaaagaatggcccttcgcagagggaagcattgattgctatgtttgtgctagagctttggttttgaaaacataaagagagcacaaaagtaaagttttgagaggtgtttgttgttgtcaacgaatggtagtgggcactctaacccccttgccagacaaaccttcaaagagcggctcccattttattttatttttgggtggcactccttccaacctttctttcacaaaccatggctaaccgaatcctcgggtgcacacttaacaatctcataccatgaaggagtgcctttttattttagttttattatgatgatgacactcccccaacctttgcttacacaagccatggctaaccgaatccttcgggtgccgtccaacaatcacataccatggaggagtgtctatttagtttaattaatttgggactgggaatcccattgccagctctttttgcaaaattattggataagcggatgaagccactagtccattggtgaaagttgcccaacaagattgaaagataaacaccacatacttcctcatgagctataaaacattaacacaaattgagaagcattttgaattgtttaaaggtagcactcaagcaatttactttggaatggcaggaaataccacatagtaggcaggtatggtggacacaattggcatagtggttggctcaaggattttggatgcatgagaagtattccctctcagtacaaggcttaggctagcaaggttgtttgaagcaaacacaagtatgaaccggtacagcaaaacttacataagaacatatcgcaagcattataatactctacactgtcttccttgttgctcaaacactttaccagaaaatatctagaccttaagagagatcaattatgcaaaccaatttcaacgagctttacggtagttctccactaataggtttaaaccacatgcaaaaacttaatcatgatctacttgagagctcaaaacaattgccaagtgtcaaattatccaagacatatgaggcattttcttttcccaaccaaataataataagtgctatagcttccaacttttatcattgaacattaaaagtaaaacgaagaacaggtgttcatatgaaaaagtggagcgtgtatctctcccaaacaaggattgctaggatccgaatttattcaaacataaacaaaacgaaaaataaacacacagacgctccaagtaaagcacatatgatgtgactgaataaaaatatagtttcaggggaggaacctgataagttgatgaagaaggggatgtcttgggcatccccaagcttagacgcttgaatcttcttaaaatatgcagggatgaaccacgggggcatccccaagcttagacttttcactcttcttgatcatatatcatcctcctctcttgacccttgaaaacttccttcacaacaaacttctcataaacttcattagaggggttagtactcaaaaaaaatttgaatccaccttggtcctgtagtggcacattgcaagaactcaataaaacatcagctacagctctctacgtctagaaacctcgcttaaagtccacaagagacaatgtaaaaaacagagacagaatctgccaaaacagaacagccagtaaagacgaattttaaataaatacttccgttgctcaaatcagaaaactcaaaactaatgaaagttgcgtacatatctggggaacacgcacgtaaattggcatatttgtctgatttttatacagagaaaacagcccagattcgtgacagatagaaatctgtttctgcgcagaaatccaaatctagtatcaaccttcgattagaggcttcacttggcacaacaaaacacaaaactaagataaggagaggttgctacagtagtaaacaacttccaagacacaaatataaaacaaagtactgtagcaaaataacacatgggttatctcccaagaagttgctttctttatagccattaagatgggctcagcagttttaatgatgcactcgcaagaaatagtatttgaagtaaaagagagcatcaagaggcaaattcaaaacacatttaagcctaacatgcttcctatgcaaaggaatcttgtaaataaacaagttcatgaaaagcaaagtaacaagcataggaaaatagaacaagtgtaacttcaaaattttaagcacatagagaggtgttttagtaccatgcaaatttctacaaccatattttcctctctcataataattttcagtagctccatgaataaactcaacaatataactatcacatgcagcatactttccatgatttccaaacacataatttttatcaagttcaagaatagtggaataaaaactttcaaacttacttttattaataatataacaaggtagttgatcaatctcaagagatatgggactcatagaataagtcaaggactctccaatcccattttcattagtagtacaattaatagtatcaagtaacataggaccatcatctagagctttatcataaacatttgctaagcaaaattctttagtaccatgcatttcgacatcaggcacaaacaaagcattatcataagatttatcaaagtagcatggattatcataaataatagtagcataattattctcacaagttttactcatagggaatatttcaagagaatccacaggaacataacattcaacctcttttggtaagcatggaggacaatcaaatagtgtaagagataaagagttactctcattagaaggttggcatgggtagctaatccattcttcctccttttgttcgtcgctctcctcttctttttcatccaatgagctttcaggttcatcaatttcctcctctttttcatccaatgcgctttcaggttcatcagtttcttcttccaccggttcctgcaaattgtgagtgcattcttgtgcattaatgtgtctctctttataatcaaggatataaggattcctactgtagcattctatgcaagaattaaggatagtagagacataatctttaaggtccttacaaatagcacaagtttcataattctcaaccatgaaggattctatctcggaggctcccataaataagacaaattgttctacctcttcgaacccataatgaatatagcaattccgattatagctcttaataaaatattcctcactaaagccacattgaaatttaagatgtttatcctgttgagagcaacagtttatatcatggcgtctaagcaagattctagccattgtattcaatttttctatcatagcactcattattctaccagttcttgattctctataacaattataacattccataagctccaagtaggttgtaggttctcccataatagcagtttttaattttttggtttttcaaatttttatggatttttgggtatatgagacaaataaaacaagacaaaaataaactagacaaaagtaaactacgcaaaataatactagacagaaataaactaagcacaaataaactagacaaaagtaaactaagcaaaacaaaataaaataaaacagagagagaggtagagtgtactccccaggtgaacttatgagtagagctatgcctccccggcaacggcgtgaaaaacagtcttgataacccacaagtataggggatcgcgatagtcttcgagggtag
This Lolium perenne isolate Kyuss_39 chromosome 1, Kyuss_2.0, whole genome shotgun sequence DNA region includes the following protein-coding sequences:
- the LOC127327739 gene encoding uncharacterized protein, with the translated sequence MDSSGGDWGLEAVVRSCVGGSGAVDVPSSEAAEPPPVAAPCREVILGCVAPVQPVRAAASSSPLYDVLEYLDLEHEQLSRAPFSITPSSSAREREVLISFPAASTSEQPLPASARKQAGRKPSGRAHRPKRSKSKKSQVKKVVREVPVADGGVSGPEDQWAWRKYGQKPIKGSPYPRGYYKCSSLKACTARKLVERSPANPGVLIVTYIADHCHAVPTHINALAGTARNPPQSPLSDDTSKREEYSADVSSSVAADTGADGDSELWAPVEMDDMFGAFDDDFDHFFDDGDVFGQSVSL